A window from Verrucomicrobiota bacterium encodes these proteins:
- a CDS encoding PAS domain S-box protein: MEFIKQLLSGEGFMPHGHCYLWEPGLIWLHVISDALITLAYYSIPLTLLYYVRKRRDFAFNWILVFFAIFILACGTTHLMEIWSVWHPAYWLSGVIKAVTALVSVFTAILLAKLMPTALALPSRNDLRKVNAALEKEIIVRQKAEERFRRFLESAPDAIVIINRHGLIELMNSQAERLFAYSREELLGKEIELLVPPRFRGNHAGHRMRFFDAPTVRPMGAGLNLYGLRKDNTEFPVEVSLSPLETEEGTLVSSAIRDITERRQNEKNLQTALTELRRSNEELERFAYVASHDLQEPLRMVSSYTQMLAQRYNDKLDDDARDFIRYAVEGATRMQQLINDLLEYSRMGTRGQSFESVDVNGVLGQVRVTLQSAIKQCQGLVTNEPLPTILADAPQLIRLVQNLISNAIKFRGKEPPHVHVAAVERLDEWIFSVRDNGIGIAAEYFDRIFLIFQRLHSQAEYPGTGVGLAICKRIVERHGGRIWVESELGKGSVFYFTIPKQKAKQAS; the protein is encoded by the coding sequence ATGGAATTCATCAAACAACTCCTGTCGGGCGAAGGCTTCATGCCTCACGGCCATTGTTATCTTTGGGAGCCCGGCCTCATCTGGCTGCATGTTATTTCCGATGCACTCATAACGCTGGCGTATTATTCGATTCCACTCACGCTGCTTTACTACGTTCGCAAACGCAGAGACTTTGCATTTAACTGGATATTGGTCTTTTTCGCTATTTTTATTCTAGCTTGCGGCACCACGCACCTGATGGAAATCTGGTCGGTGTGGCACCCTGCCTACTGGCTTTCCGGAGTTATAAAAGCCGTGACAGCGTTGGTGTCCGTGTTCACGGCGATCCTTCTCGCAAAGTTGATGCCAACCGCGCTCGCCTTGCCCAGCCGGAACGATTTGAGAAAGGTCAACGCAGCCTTGGAAAAAGAAATCATCGTGCGCCAGAAGGCTGAGGAAAGATTCCGCCGGTTTCTGGAATCGGCGCCGGACGCGATCGTGATTATCAATCGCCATGGCCTCATTGAACTTATGAATTCTCAAGCCGAAAGGCTGTTTGCCTACTCGCGTGAAGAACTCTTGGGGAAAGAGATTGAACTCCTCGTGCCTCCGCGCTTTCGGGGAAATCACGCCGGACATCGTATGCGCTTTTTCGACGCTCCGACGGTGCGCCCCATGGGAGCGGGTTTGAATCTCTACGGCCTGCGCAAGGACAACACTGAATTTCCAGTGGAAGTCAGCCTCAGCCCTTTGGAAACGGAGGAGGGCACGCTGGTTTCCAGCGCCATTCGCGACATCACTGAAAGACGCCAGAATGAGAAGAACCTGCAAACCGCGTTGACGGAATTGCGCCGCAGCAACGAGGAGCTGGAACGGTTTGCCTACGTGGCTTCGCACGATTTACAGGAGCCGCTTCGAATGGTCTCCAGCTACACGCAAATGCTGGCCCAGCGCTACAACGACAAGCTTGACGACGACGCGCGTGATTTCATCCGCTACGCCGTCGAGGGGGCCACCCGGATGCAGCAACTTATTAACGATCTGCTTGAGTATTCCCGCATGGGCACGCGCGGCCAGTCCTTTGAGTCGGTTGATGTCAACGGAGTTCTGGGTCAAGTGCGTGTCACTCTCCAGAGCGCCATTAAACAATGCCAAGGGCTGGTCACGAACGAACCACTGCCCACGATCCTGGCGGACGCGCCCCAATTGATCCGGCTCGTGCAGAATCTCATCAGCAACGCCATCAAGTTCCGCGGCAAAGAACCGCCACACGTTCATGTGGCTGCAGTAGAGCGGCTGGACGAATGGATCTTCTCGGTCCGTGACAACGGCATCGGCATTGCGGCGGAGTACTTCGATCGCATCTTCCTGATCTTTCAACGGCTGCACAGCCAGGCGGAATATCCAGGCACTGGCGTCGGCCTGGCCATCTGCAAGCGCATTGTCGAACGTCACGGCGGGAGAATCTGGGTCGAATCCGAACTGGGCAAAGGCTCCGTATTTTACTTCACGATTCCCAAACAAAAAGCCAAACAAGCG